In the genome of Actinomadura graeca, one region contains:
- a CDS encoding radical SAM protein, producing MLFMNIPSRSEFDQNHPVRTAVIKVASRCNLACTYCYIYEMADQSWRRQPQVIDTTTIEAIAKRLAEYAQYRSLSALIVVAHGGEPLLIGPERLAHFFTTISHGLDTVGCETHLGVQTNGTLLSMEAVQKLKSRKVHIGISLDGPPKVNDEHRVDKHGIGTSGAVLDGLSRLREATNSRPLLGGFLSYADISVPPIVQLDYFIELGAAQVDFLFPNFNHDTLPKEYRNGALGRWMIQLFNLWMDRSNQLEVRTFTVIMRLLLGGKFGYESFGAESQKTIAVEPDGTYHASDVLKSAYEGVTSTGMDVWHHEIREVESMPLIAATSSKAVSAANECLACPIFSVCGGGLVAHRYSKAQGFNRVSVYCEDIKLLVRHIMDRLKKELMGRPDVTVSVSSFSAYSHRV from the coding sequence ATGCTATTCATGAATATTCCTTCTCGATCAGAATTTGATCAAAATCACCCGGTCCGAACGGCAGTGATCAAGGTTGCAAGTCGCTGCAATCTCGCCTGCACTTATTGTTACATTTATGAAATGGCGGATCAGAGTTGGCGCCGGCAACCACAAGTCATTGATACGACTACAATCGAGGCGATTGCTAAGCGCCTCGCCGAGTACGCGCAATATCGGTCACTTTCAGCATTGATAGTCGTAGCGCATGGTGGCGAGCCTCTTCTTATAGGCCCGGAGCGTCTCGCGCACTTCTTCACTACCATCAGCCACGGACTAGACACGGTAGGGTGTGAAACTCATCTGGGCGTACAGACAAACGGTACACTACTCTCCATGGAGGCTGTTCAGAAACTTAAGTCTCGTAAAGTCCACATTGGAATTAGCCTCGATGGGCCCCCTAAAGTCAATGATGAGCATCGCGTCGACAAGCACGGAATCGGCACCTCAGGAGCTGTCCTCGACGGACTGTCTAGGCTTCGTGAGGCCACAAATAGTCGGCCTCTTCTCGGCGGATTCCTATCGTACGCTGATATCAGCGTGCCCCCGATAGTCCAGTTAGACTACTTCATCGAACTTGGCGCAGCACAGGTCGACTTCCTCTTCCCAAATTTTAATCACGACACTTTGCCGAAGGAATACCGCAATGGTGCGCTTGGTCGATGGATGATCCAACTTTTCAATTTGTGGATGGACAGGTCAAATCAGCTTGAGGTCCGGACCTTTACAGTGATTATGCGATTGCTGCTGGGCGGGAAGTTTGGCTATGAGTCGTTTGGTGCAGAGAGTCAAAAAACAATTGCAGTGGAGCCAGATGGAACGTACCACGCTTCTGATGTTCTCAAATCGGCCTACGAGGGGGTCACATCAACCGGCATGGATGTCTGGCATCACGAGATTCGAGAGGTTGAGAGTATGCCTCTAATTGCCGCTACAAGCAGCAAAGCGGTTTCAGCGGCTAATGAATGCCTTGCCTGCCCGATCTTCAGCGTATGCGGCGGCGGACTGGTGGCGCACAGGTATTCAAAGGCTCAGGGATTCAACCGTGTAAGCGTCTATTGCGAAGATATAAAACTGCTAGTAAGGCATATAATGGACCGACTCAAGAAGGAACTTATGGGTCGGCCAGATGTCACGGTCAGCGTTTCCAGCTTTAGCGCCTATTCCCACCGCGTCTGA